Proteins from a genomic interval of Musa acuminata AAA Group cultivar baxijiao chromosome BXJ1-9, Cavendish_Baxijiao_AAA, whole genome shotgun sequence:
- the LOC135581686 gene encoding uncharacterized protein LOC135581686 isoform X7, producing MEPDLVMEVPDTPDRLAQLANKSSGSSFQNENINVEVDPLSPSQGIKHLLQRRNSKHLNLKDTGERYDSTRSTTLADKILSTPGKSMSETVNRKPLLGTSFEVGKSAVSMDNKERVKRTDLNHDTLTLLNGAICEDAKRKRGKGLLSENSGVLRSYGSSALLGMGSSLPSMSVGHGRSQIGMVISDKDNLSLQNACADMKFRDKGKGVDSCSGVHSKSHQDLASVIQTVVPQRPRGLRRLVRNGCISPYNIARVSNESEVNCQNGKTSGGQKCSSFARISDQDKLQGIDILDDLQPKVSQRKLVRNVCISHNSSGSSKQPIEDELMEIEFGRVPKPNRTSNQIHNVNPDSRGRSDDVKKGKGKAKTDIYTMTNGQHGKANFPLSRLDSRKDVAIYGDSNTDVLGFEDQGWKTDGWREKESTVSSFKTANICESEASGHQSDQSNVVAIGTERPSSESDLESRRKKHTDRKRKYGSSSNFNGESSSSVLDWRFSKSRSTKTHNPHERGIILGSVIEVDELHSPEARSSNLQEQSHSIFDSCNAMTRRVESDELFAQQLQEQLYNESPGIRNREEIDASIAWSLQQEENARPMSLPSWQTQRNRRDRLITRLHSQQLPGNYLPQSVNTAQYGLSMRSAPWMRYVDFPEMDVNMGLKSQTSAESFGVDWFFLNWLSFGIKTYSQYFKIYFFILMILVITS from the exons ATGGAACCTGATCTGGTCATGGAAGTACCTGACACTCCTGACAGACTGGCACAGTTGGCTAACAAGTCATCTGGCAGTTCATTCCAGAATGAGAATATCAATGTAGAAGTTGATCCATTGTCACCAAGCCAAGGTATCAAGCATCTTTTACAAAGGAGGAATTCTAAACATCTGAATCTGAAGGATACTGGTGAAAGATATGATAGTACTAGAAGTACAACTCTTGCTGATAAGATCCTATCTACCCCGGGCAAATCAATGTCTGAAACAGTGAATAGGAAACCTTTGCTCGGCACTTCATTTGAAGTTGGTAAAAGTGCGGTTTCCATGGACAACAAGGAGAGGGTGAAAAGAACTGACTTGAATCATGACACACTTACCTTACTAAATGGTGCAATATGTGAGGATGCTAAGAGGAAGAGAGGGAAAGGATTGCTAAGTGAAAACAGTGGGGTACTTAGAAGCTATGGAAGCAGTGCATTACTTGGTATGGGATCATCACTTCCTTCTATGTCAGTTGGGCATGGCCGGAGTCAGATTGGAATGGTTATATCTGATAAAGACAATTTAAGTTTGCAGAATGCTTGtgctgatatgaaattcagagacaAGGGAAAAGGAGTTGATTCATGTAGTGGGGTACATTCCAAATCTCATCAGGATCTAGCAAGTGTAATACAAACTGTTGTTCCTCAGAGACCTAGGGGGCTGAGAAGGTTAGTTCGGAATGGCTGTATCTCTCCTTATAACATAGCAAGGGTCAGTAATGAATCTGAGGTTAACTGTCAGAATGGAAAGACATCTGGTGGACAGAAATGTTCTTCGTTTGCTAGAATTAGTGATCAAGATAAATTACAGGGAATTGATATATTGGATGATTTGCAACCCAAAGTAAGCCAGAGAAAGCTGGTGAGAAATGTTTGCATCTCCCATAACAGTTCAGGGAGTTCAAAACAGCCAATAGAGGATGAACTGATGGAGATAGAGTTCGGAAGAGTGCCAAAGCCTAATAGGACATCAAATCAAATACACAATGTCAATCCTGATTCTAGAGGCAGAAGTGATGATGTCaagaaagggaaagggaaagcaAAAACTGATATTTATACAATGACAAATGGGCAACATGGTAAAGCTAATTTTCCATTGAGCAG GCTGGATTCTAGGAAAGATGTAGCTATTTATGGAGATAGCAACACTGATGTTTTGGGCTTTGAAGATCAAGGATGGAAGACAGACGGTTGGAGAGAAAAGGAATCTACAGTGTCATCATTTAAGACTGCTAACATATGTGAGAGCGAAGCCTCTGGTCACCAATCTGATCAGAGTAATGTAGTTGCAATAGGAACTg AAAGACCTTCTTCTGAGTCAGACCTGGAAAGCAGAAGAAAAAAGCATACAGATAGGAAGCGGAAATATGGTTCATCTAGTAATTTTAATGGTGAAAGCTCTAGTTCAGTTCTTGATTGGCGATTCTCAAAATCGAGATCGACTAAAACTCATAATCCTCATGAACGTGGTATTATTTTGGGATCAGTTATAGAAGTTGATGAGCTGCATTCACCGGAAGCAAGATCTAGTAATCTTCAAGAACAAAGTCATAGTATTTTTGATAGTTGCAATGCAATGACTAGGCGGGTTGAGTCAGATGAGTTATTCGCTCAGCAACTTCAAGAGCAGCTTTATAATGAATCACCAGGAATCAGAAACAGGGAGGAG ATTGATGCATCAATAGCATGGTCCTTGCAGCAAGAGGAGAATGCTCGGCCTATGTCTTTACCTTCATGGCAAACTCAACGTAATCGT AGGGACAGGTTAATTACACGTCTGCATTCTCAACAACTACCTGGGAATTACTTGCCCCAGTCAGTAAATACTGCTCAATATGGATTATCAATGAGATCTGCACCATGGATGAGATATGTTGACTTTCCCGAAATGGATGTTAATATG GGTCTGAAAAGTCAAACCTCGGCCGAATCATTCGGTGTGGACTGGTTTTTTCTGAACTGGCTAAGTTTTGGTATCAAAACATATagtcaatattttaaaatttatttttttattttaatgatactAGTTATTACTAGCTGA
- the LOC135581686 gene encoding uncharacterized protein LOC135581686 isoform X6, with protein sequence MEPDLVMEVPDTPDRLAQLANKSSGSSFQNENINVEVDPLSPSQGIKHLLQRRNSKHLNLKDTGERYDSTRSTTLADKILSTPGKSMSETVNRKPLLGTSFEVGKSAVSMDNKERVKRTDLNHDTLTLLNGAICEDAKRKRGKGLLSENSGVLRSYGSSALLGMGSSLPSMSVGHGRSQIGMVISDKDNLSLQNACADMKFRDKGKGVDSCSGVHSKSHQDLASVIQTVVPQRPRGLRRLVRNGCISPYNIARVSNESEVNCQNGKTSGGQKCSSFARISDQDKLQGIDILDDLQPKVSQRKLVRNVCISHNSSGSSKQPIEDELMEIEFGRVPKPNRTSNQIHNVNPDSRGRSDDVKKGKGKAKTDIYTMTNGQHGKANFPLSRLDSRKDVAIYGDSNTDVLGFEDQGWKTDGWREKESTVSSFKTANICESEASGHQSDQSNVVAIGTERPSSESDLESRRKKHTDRKRKYGSSSNFNGESSSSVLDWRFSKSRSTKTHNPHERGIILGSVIEVDELHSPEARSSNLQEQSHSIFDSCNAMTRRVESDELFAQQLQEQLYNESPGIRNREEIDASIAWSLQQEENARPMSLPSWQTQRNRRDRLITRLHSQQLPGNYLPQSVNTAQYGLSMRSAPWMRYVDFPEMDVNMRSDLLDELDAGMNSISYTTNILHIQRDFDELILLKSVLSVLRNHLLEISLDIYHAYINSTKIYATSCSLGS encoded by the exons ATGGAACCTGATCTGGTCATGGAAGTACCTGACACTCCTGACAGACTGGCACAGTTGGCTAACAAGTCATCTGGCAGTTCATTCCAGAATGAGAATATCAATGTAGAAGTTGATCCATTGTCACCAAGCCAAGGTATCAAGCATCTTTTACAAAGGAGGAATTCTAAACATCTGAATCTGAAGGATACTGGTGAAAGATATGATAGTACTAGAAGTACAACTCTTGCTGATAAGATCCTATCTACCCCGGGCAAATCAATGTCTGAAACAGTGAATAGGAAACCTTTGCTCGGCACTTCATTTGAAGTTGGTAAAAGTGCGGTTTCCATGGACAACAAGGAGAGGGTGAAAAGAACTGACTTGAATCATGACACACTTACCTTACTAAATGGTGCAATATGTGAGGATGCTAAGAGGAAGAGAGGGAAAGGATTGCTAAGTGAAAACAGTGGGGTACTTAGAAGCTATGGAAGCAGTGCATTACTTGGTATGGGATCATCACTTCCTTCTATGTCAGTTGGGCATGGCCGGAGTCAGATTGGAATGGTTATATCTGATAAAGACAATTTAAGTTTGCAGAATGCTTGtgctgatatgaaattcagagacaAGGGAAAAGGAGTTGATTCATGTAGTGGGGTACATTCCAAATCTCATCAGGATCTAGCAAGTGTAATACAAACTGTTGTTCCTCAGAGACCTAGGGGGCTGAGAAGGTTAGTTCGGAATGGCTGTATCTCTCCTTATAACATAGCAAGGGTCAGTAATGAATCTGAGGTTAACTGTCAGAATGGAAAGACATCTGGTGGACAGAAATGTTCTTCGTTTGCTAGAATTAGTGATCAAGATAAATTACAGGGAATTGATATATTGGATGATTTGCAACCCAAAGTAAGCCAGAGAAAGCTGGTGAGAAATGTTTGCATCTCCCATAACAGTTCAGGGAGTTCAAAACAGCCAATAGAGGATGAACTGATGGAGATAGAGTTCGGAAGAGTGCCAAAGCCTAATAGGACATCAAATCAAATACACAATGTCAATCCTGATTCTAGAGGCAGAAGTGATGATGTCaagaaagggaaagggaaagcaAAAACTGATATTTATACAATGACAAATGGGCAACATGGTAAAGCTAATTTTCCATTGAGCAG GCTGGATTCTAGGAAAGATGTAGCTATTTATGGAGATAGCAACACTGATGTTTTGGGCTTTGAAGATCAAGGATGGAAGACAGACGGTTGGAGAGAAAAGGAATCTACAGTGTCATCATTTAAGACTGCTAACATATGTGAGAGCGAAGCCTCTGGTCACCAATCTGATCAGAGTAATGTAGTTGCAATAGGAACTg AAAGACCTTCTTCTGAGTCAGACCTGGAAAGCAGAAGAAAAAAGCATACAGATAGGAAGCGGAAATATGGTTCATCTAGTAATTTTAATGGTGAAAGCTCTAGTTCAGTTCTTGATTGGCGATTCTCAAAATCGAGATCGACTAAAACTCATAATCCTCATGAACGTGGTATTATTTTGGGATCAGTTATAGAAGTTGATGAGCTGCATTCACCGGAAGCAAGATCTAGTAATCTTCAAGAACAAAGTCATAGTATTTTTGATAGTTGCAATGCAATGACTAGGCGGGTTGAGTCAGATGAGTTATTCGCTCAGCAACTTCAAGAGCAGCTTTATAATGAATCACCAGGAATCAGAAACAGGGAGGAG ATTGATGCATCAATAGCATGGTCCTTGCAGCAAGAGGAGAATGCTCGGCCTATGTCTTTACCTTCATGGCAAACTCAACGTAATCGT AGGGACAGGTTAATTACACGTCTGCATTCTCAACAACTACCTGGGAATTACTTGCCCCAGTCAGTAAATACTGCTCAATATGGATTATCAATGAGATCTGCACCATGGATGAGATATGTTGACTTTCCCGAAATGGATGTTAATATG
- the LOC135581686 gene encoding uncharacterized protein LOC135581686 isoform X8, with protein sequence MEPDLVMEVPDTPDRLAQLANKSSGSSFQNENINVEVDPLSPSQGIKHLLQRRNSKHLNLKDTGERYDSTRSTTLADKILSTPGKSMSETVNRKPLLGTSFEVGKSAVSMDNKERVKRTDLNHDTLTLLNGAICEDAKRKRGKGLLSENSGVLRSYGSSALLGMGSSLPSMSVGHGRSQIGMVISDKDNLSLQNACADMKFRDKGKGVDSCSGVHSKSHQDLASVIQTVVPQRPRGLRRLVRNGCISPYNIARVSNESEVNCQNGKTSGGQKCSSFARISDQDKLQGIDILDDLQPKVSQRKLVRNVCISHNSSGSSKQPIEDELMEIEFGRVPKPNRTSNQIHNVNPDSRGRSDDVKKGKGKAKTDIYTMTNGQHGKANFPLSRLDSRKDVAIYGDSNTDVLGFEDQGWKTDGWREKESTVSSFKTANICESEASGHQSDQSNVVAIGTERPSSESDLESRRKKHTDRKRKYGSSSNFNGESSSSVLDWRFSKSRSTKTHNPHERGIILGSVIEVDELHSPEARSSNLQEQSHSIFDSCNAMTRRVESDELFAQQLQEQLYNESPGIRNREEIDASIAWSLQQEENARPMSLPSWQTQRNRHHAGSVCTWSNWKLIDRGLELECLFHVPKLVPTKMAVHDWKSRS encoded by the exons ATGGAACCTGATCTGGTCATGGAAGTACCTGACACTCCTGACAGACTGGCACAGTTGGCTAACAAGTCATCTGGCAGTTCATTCCAGAATGAGAATATCAATGTAGAAGTTGATCCATTGTCACCAAGCCAAGGTATCAAGCATCTTTTACAAAGGAGGAATTCTAAACATCTGAATCTGAAGGATACTGGTGAAAGATATGATAGTACTAGAAGTACAACTCTTGCTGATAAGATCCTATCTACCCCGGGCAAATCAATGTCTGAAACAGTGAATAGGAAACCTTTGCTCGGCACTTCATTTGAAGTTGGTAAAAGTGCGGTTTCCATGGACAACAAGGAGAGGGTGAAAAGAACTGACTTGAATCATGACACACTTACCTTACTAAATGGTGCAATATGTGAGGATGCTAAGAGGAAGAGAGGGAAAGGATTGCTAAGTGAAAACAGTGGGGTACTTAGAAGCTATGGAAGCAGTGCATTACTTGGTATGGGATCATCACTTCCTTCTATGTCAGTTGGGCATGGCCGGAGTCAGATTGGAATGGTTATATCTGATAAAGACAATTTAAGTTTGCAGAATGCTTGtgctgatatgaaattcagagacaAGGGAAAAGGAGTTGATTCATGTAGTGGGGTACATTCCAAATCTCATCAGGATCTAGCAAGTGTAATACAAACTGTTGTTCCTCAGAGACCTAGGGGGCTGAGAAGGTTAGTTCGGAATGGCTGTATCTCTCCTTATAACATAGCAAGGGTCAGTAATGAATCTGAGGTTAACTGTCAGAATGGAAAGACATCTGGTGGACAGAAATGTTCTTCGTTTGCTAGAATTAGTGATCAAGATAAATTACAGGGAATTGATATATTGGATGATTTGCAACCCAAAGTAAGCCAGAGAAAGCTGGTGAGAAATGTTTGCATCTCCCATAACAGTTCAGGGAGTTCAAAACAGCCAATAGAGGATGAACTGATGGAGATAGAGTTCGGAAGAGTGCCAAAGCCTAATAGGACATCAAATCAAATACACAATGTCAATCCTGATTCTAGAGGCAGAAGTGATGATGTCaagaaagggaaagggaaagcaAAAACTGATATTTATACAATGACAAATGGGCAACATGGTAAAGCTAATTTTCCATTGAGCAG GCTGGATTCTAGGAAAGATGTAGCTATTTATGGAGATAGCAACACTGATGTTTTGGGCTTTGAAGATCAAGGATGGAAGACAGACGGTTGGAGAGAAAAGGAATCTACAGTGTCATCATTTAAGACTGCTAACATATGTGAGAGCGAAGCCTCTGGTCACCAATCTGATCAGAGTAATGTAGTTGCAATAGGAACTg AAAGACCTTCTTCTGAGTCAGACCTGGAAAGCAGAAGAAAAAAGCATACAGATAGGAAGCGGAAATATGGTTCATCTAGTAATTTTAATGGTGAAAGCTCTAGTTCAGTTCTTGATTGGCGATTCTCAAAATCGAGATCGACTAAAACTCATAATCCTCATGAACGTGGTATTATTTTGGGATCAGTTATAGAAGTTGATGAGCTGCATTCACCGGAAGCAAGATCTAGTAATCTTCAAGAACAAAGTCATAGTATTTTTGATAGTTGCAATGCAATGACTAGGCGGGTTGAGTCAGATGAGTTATTCGCTCAGCAACTTCAAGAGCAGCTTTATAATGAATCACCAGGAATCAGAAACAGGGAGGAG ATTGATGCATCAATAGCATGGTCCTTGCAGCAAGAGGAGAATGCTCGGCCTATGTCTTTACCTTCATGGCAAACTCAACGTAATCGT CATCATGCAGGATCTGTGTGTACGTGGAGCAACTGGAAGTTAATCGACAGAGGCCTTGAACTGGAGTGCCTGTTCCATGTGCCCAAATTAGTTCCAACAAAAATGGCAGTTCATGActggaaatcacgttcttga